A single region of the Lagopus muta isolate bLagMut1 chromosome 24, bLagMut1 primary, whole genome shotgun sequence genome encodes:
- the LOC125684326 gene encoding zinc finger CCCH domain-containing protein 11A-like: MLEEQTSVAGSAKMFVQRDALHVFVSFLSEADASSLPAKRSFAERQGRSTECGTAPKRDRGAEPNGKIYAKAVQEVLSERARLQAGGLPPSAGPSSGGRPAPAVCPRSVAKSLAGGKRKGLEEEQQTAAQLPATKRARAESGGSVPAPAAQPGPAAARSSKLRGKQVLCYRPAGQVLPLSSTLRLHSLGFAFSFSAEGKRVEASKVPRQ; encoded by the exons ATGCTTGAGGAGCAGACGTCTGTGGCTGGCAGTGCTAAAATGTTTGtccaaagagatgctcttcatgtctttgtttcctttctgtcagaagctgatgcaagcagccttccagccaagcgcagctttgcagaaaggcAAGGCAGAAGCACCGAGTGTGGCACAGCACCCAAGAGAG ACAGAGGTGCTGAGCCCAATGGAAAGATCTACGCGAAAGCGGTGCAGGAGGTCCTTTCAGAGAGAGCTCGTCTCCAGGCTGGAGGGCTTCCTCCATCAGCAGGTCCCAGCTCAGGGGGAAGACCTGCCCCTGCCGTGTGCCCCCGCTCTGTCGCCAAGTCCCTGGCTGGAGGGAAACGCAAGggcttggaagaagagcagcaaacagcagcacagctgcctgctaCCAAAAGAGCGAGGGCTGAGAGCGGAGGCAGCGTgccggctccagcagcacagcctgggcctgctgcagcacggagctccAAGCTGAGAGGTAAGCAGGTGCTGTGCTACCGCCCTGCAGGGCAGGTGCTGCCCTTATCAAGCACACTGAGGCTGCACAgccttggctttgctttttccttctctgcagaggggaaaagagtTGAAGCCTCCAAAGTCCCAAGGCAGTGA